In Nycticebus coucang isolate mNycCou1 chromosome 5, mNycCou1.pri, whole genome shotgun sequence, the DNA window ccaagactttgtctctaaaaaatcttTATCAAAATTTAGCTGGTtggtgaagaggaggaggggatgggtaaatttacccattgggtacagtgcacactatctgggtgaagggcacacttaaataattttgactcaatctgtacaaaaagcaTATAAATAAAACGTGtacccctaatattttgaaatttaaaaaaattagctgggcatggtggcacatacctatagtccctgctactcaggaggctgagacagaaggattgcttgagcccaggagtttgaggctacagtgagctatgatcacaccactgcactcaaggctgggtaacagagcaatatccctctgtttaaaaaaaaattaatagatttaATTCTAAAGAACTTTTTTGATTCTTTCCCAAAAAGTCCATAAAAGGGAAAGATttgccaaatattttaaaaggagatatGCCAACTCTGAAAGGAATTTCAAAGTGAGATTAAACAAAggctttgaaaaaattttatacCTTCCAGGGTGACTACCAAACTGCTTGAAAAATATTCTCTATTCCCAGAATTGCTTAACTGGTCATAAATATTAACGCTAATCATTCTTGAAGTTTTAATGCAGAATTTTCCCAAAGAAATACAGTTGGCTAGAAGGGTGTTGTGGTAGGGCTTGATAAACTTGCAAATACTGTGTGTGTGATAAGCTCTGTGCCAAATATCCAATAAACAGTGGTGAAATAAAGCTGAGTAAAATGGTCTCTGACTTTGAGGGCCTACAGTCCACTAGGGAAGGACCTAGAGAGGAGGAAGAATGGGTATATGTAGAGAGAAGAAAATCCGCTACATTTTTGCCCAGAGAGTGAGATTTTGAACTATAATTAGGAATAAAGTGAGAATAAAAGCAATGTAAGTTcttccgggcagcacctgtggctcagtgagtggggttccggccccatataccgagggtggcgggttcaaacccagccccggccaaactgctacaaaaaaatagccgggctattttgctgtgagctgtgatgccatggccttctaccaagggtgataaagtgagactctgtctccacaaaaaaaaaaaagcaatggaagtTCTTCTAAGGAATTCACCAAACAAAAAGGGTCCTTTTCTTGctaccttctttctctctctctgaaaaaaaaaagaaggaattcacAATCCGATTGTggatttatttgaaataattcttcagaaaagaTCTGAGACCAACTAAGAacaattattaaatcataaccattACCCAAATTTATGtctctgttcctttcttttttttgagacagtctcactatgtcggcctcaatagagtgctgtgatgtcacagctcacagcaaactccagctcttgggcttacgcagttctcttgcctcagcctcccgagtacctgggactgcaggcgcccaccacaacacctcactattttttgttgcaattgtcattgttgtttagctggcttgggccgggtttgaatccagcaccctcagtgcatgtggttggtgcaataaccactgtgctatgggtgccaagccctttttttttttttttcttattaaatcataaatgtgggctggggacagtggctcacacctgtaatcctagcactctgggaagccaaggtaggtggattacttgagctcacaagtttgagaccagcctgagcaaaagcgagaccctgtctttactaaaaatataaagactgaggcaagaagatctcttgagcctgagttggaggttggtgtaagctatgatgccatgtcattctatccagggccacggcttgagactctgtcaataaataaataaataaataaatcatagctgtgtacatttatgggatatagtgtgctaatttgatatacaatgtggaatgcttgtatcaaactgattaacataaacatcacctcacttattttttgtggtcagacatttatactcttaatagattcAAAATGTACTATTGCATTGTGCAGAATAGGTGAGGTCCCaacaaataccctccctcctcccaccctctaaACTATACTtggttttatcattcgtatgaatatGTCTTTCAACTGGAACTTATACTTCCAGCTTCTTCTCCAGGCAGTCAAATAATATTgctgctggggttttttttttgtttgtttgttttaaacaaagtctcactttgtcaccttcagtaggtGGTATGGCATCCCAGCTtagtagcaacctcaaactcttgggctcaagcaattctcttgcctcagcctcctgagtagctggaaatataggcactcaccacaatgcccagctatttttagagatgaggtcttgctctgactcagtctggtctcgaaactctgagctcaggcaatccactcgcctcagtctcccagagtgctaggattataggcatgagccacaatatTGCTGCTTTCTAAAACACTGCTCTATTTGGGAccagtgaattgcttaagcccaagagcttgaggttgttatgaactctgacgccacagcagagctcaacaaataaataaataaaataaaacactgctcTGATGATATTATTCcgctcccccccctttttttttgcagtttttggctggggctgggtttgaacctgccacctccagcatatggggccggcgccctagtcctttgaaccacaggtgcagccccctcccccctttttttttagacaaaagtcttactttgtcaccctgggtagagcgctgtggcatcatagctcacagcaacctcaaactcttgatcttaaaGGCTGTGTGCAATGGctgactcctgtaatcctaacactttgagagccccaggcgggtggattgcctgagttcaggagtttgagaccagcctgagctagaatgagaccccatctcaaaaaaaataggtgttgtggcaggcgcctgtagtcccagctacttggaaggctgaggcaagaggattacttgagcccaagagtttgaggttgctgtgagctatgatgccatagcactctaccaaggatggcaaagtaaaactctgtctcaaaaaaacaaaaccggaaattcttgggcttaagcaatcctcttgcctgaaccttccaagtagctgggactacatgtgcctgccacaacgcctggctatttttagagacagggtttcaatctttttcaggctggtctagaactcctgaattcaagcaatctacccacctcagcctcccaaagtgctaggattacaggcgtgagccaccgtgcccacccTTGTTCTGACGATTAGAATTAGCTATTTTCCTGCTTCTGACTCGATGACTCTCCTTCACTTACATGATTTGAACTCCAGCTTCTTAGCACTCTGCATGAAGGCCTTCTAATATATAGCCTTTGCTTAACTTCCTAGTGTCATTTCTCATCTATTCCTTTTTTACTTTAGTAATGTCGAGCTGactcttaaaatgttttctaccATACCCTTTCCTTTCCAGGATAACTCTGACCCATCTTTTAAGACTtagtcccccccccccacacacacacacacacaaaaaagacttAACCCAGTGGTTAACAGGAAATTCCCTGACTCGATCAATTAGTAGCTACCGTTCTTTTGTTTCCTCATAACACTATATACATGTCTCTAACATTGCCCTCAATTGTCTTTTTACTGGGTCTCTGTGTATGCTGTTCTTCTGGAGggctaggacttttttttttgagacagagtgacagagtcactatgtagagtgctgtggcatcacagctcatagcaacctcaaactcttgggcttaagtgattctcttgcctcagcctcccaagtagttgggactacaggcacctgccacaatacccggctattttgttgttgtaattgttgtttagcaagccagagccaggtttgaacctgccagccccaatgtatacggccagcaccctaaccactgagctatgggcacccagcctgttGGTTAGTTTTCATAGTGCCAAACACTTAgtaggtcctttttttttttttttttttgatgaatggAGTGAATGAGTGGATTCTGTGTGCCGCCTCCCCCATACtccatttcaattttattttattttttttcgagacacagagtctcaagctgtcagccctgggtagagtgccatggtgtcacatctcacagcaacctcccaactgaggcttaagcaattctcttgcctcagccttctaagtagctgccacaatgcctggctgttatttttttgttgcagttgttgttgttttagctggcccgggctatgtttgaacccgctagccaaggtatatgtggccagcaccctacccactgagctatgggcaccgccgaATTTCACGTATTTTTGTTACACATTTGGTTGATTAATTAGGATCTCTAGTAGTGTCATTCTCTTACTTTCCTCACTCTTTACCATTATTCAGGACTCTATAGCCTGGGAAAGGAATCACTGCTAGAGCAACTGGCCTTGGAGTTTCAGACCTGGGTAGTATTGAGTCCTCAGCGCCTGGAGTTGGTACAGCTGCTGGGCCTGGCGGATGTATTCACGGTAGAGGAAAAGGCTGGCCGCATCCATGCTGTGGACCATATGGAGATCTGCCATTCTACCATGCTGCATTGGAACCGGACTCACCCTACCATTGCCATCCTTCCCACAAGCCGTAAAATCCACAGCTCCCACCCTGGTATTCACATCATCCCTTACTCTGACCATTCCTCGTACTCTGAGCTTCGTGCCTTTGTTGCAGCTCTGAAGCCTTGCCAGGTGGTACCCATTGTCAGTCAGCGGCCTTTTGGAGGCTACTTTCAGGACACCCTGAGCCCCAGGCTCTCTATACCCCTGATTCCAGACTCTGTGCAGCAGTACATGAGTTCCTCCTCTAGAAAACCGAGCTTTCTCTGGCTGTTAGAAAAGAGACTAAAAAGGCAGAGAACACCGGGTGTTGTGTTTGAGTCCCCTGAGAAAAATGTTGATGAAGTTGATAGAAACTCAAAGAAGGCTGAGAAAGGGGAACATTTTCCCTGGTCTGGGGACCTTAAAAAGCAGCCCTCCCACCATCCTTTGCAGATCAAGAAGCAGTTGTTCCCAGACCTCTGTGACAAAGAATGGAATAGGGCAGTCTCGTTCTGTGAATCCCAGGAGAAGGTGACTGTGCTGCCATCTGCCCCTTTGGGATTTTCAGTGCACTTAAGGTCT includes these proteins:
- the DCLRE1B gene encoding 5' exonuclease Apollo isoform X2 — encoded protein: MCWVSKQWIRALEVGESHVLPLDDIGRETMTVTLIDANHCPGSVMFLFEGYFGTILYTGDFRYTPSMLNEPALMLGKQIDTLYLDNTNCNPDVVLPSRQEAAHQIVQLIQKHPQHNIKIGLYSLGKESLLEQLALEFQTWVVLSPQRLELVQLLGLADVFTVEEKAGRIHAVDHMEICHSTMLHWNRTHPTIAILPTSRKIHSSHPGIHIIPYSDHSSYSELRAFVAALKPCQVVPIVSQRPFGGYFQDTLSPRLSIPLIPDSVQQYMSSSSRKPSFLWLLEKRLKRQRTPGVVFESPEKNVDEVDRNSKKAEKGEHFPWSGDLKKQPSHHPLQIKKQLFPDLCDKEWNRAVSFCESQEKVTVLPSAPLGFSVHLRSLEEKLISPETREEIGLGPPLVLMGDDDSPATTRNQGAWMACGSPLSHSKATPVLATEFSGFALKYLLTPVNFFQAQFSSRSFDQQVEKYHNPC